The Clostridium beijerinckii genomic sequence CCAGTTACTTCAGTAATATCAGAGAGCGAAGATCCTGCGTAACCTCGCTGGTTAAAAAGTTCAGCCGATTTCTTAATTATATACTTGCGTGTATTTTCTCCTTTAGTCATAGTATCTATCCTCCAAGGAATGTAATTCTTCGTAATTTCATCCTCATTGCACATGTTATTTTTTTAATTATTATAGCATATCTCCAAAAATTTAAATAGTTATTGCAAGCCGGGGTTTATTTCTTTGATGAACCTGATCTTTTAATCCAAAATGCCAATTATATAATTATAAATAATAAAAAATATTCCAAGCACCAGAAATACGAATATAAATTTGCACTTTCTTAATGGTTGTGTTAACATAGTAAAAAAGATATCGTTCAGTATCTTTTTATTATATTAAAATGAGGTGAAGAAAATGAACGACACATGGTTTAAAGAACGTAAGTATGCTTGGATCGGCTTGGCTGCTTTGTGGATTATCGGCTTTATTGGCGCATTATTGCGTTTCATTATGGCTACTTATCAAGTTCAAATTTCTCAAGATTTGAATATAAGTAGAAGTTTGATTTCTATGGCATGGTCAACCAACCTACTAATTGCAGCATTATGCACCCCAATAGGAGGATGGATTGCGGACCGCTATGGACCTAAGAAATTAATGCTACTAAGTACAATGTTTAGTATCTTAGGGACAAGTATCGTTTTTGTGGGGCATAATTCTACTTTGTTTTTTATCGGATATGGAGTCATATCAGGTTTTTACGGTATAGGAGCCTCTGCCACATATATTCTAATATTTGACTGGTTTAAGCATCATCGAGCAAAAGCTACTGCACTTCTGGCAAGCTCATCATCTATTGGTCTCGCCGTTTGCACTCCAATTTTTATCTCGAACACTTGGTTAACATGGAAGGACGCATTTCTGATTTCTTGCCTGCTCAGCCTTTTTGTTGCATTGCCAGTTATTCAGTTTCTTATTCGGAATCCTGAAAATCCACAGAAGAAAGCAAAAGAATCCGAACAACCAAAAGTGAAAATACTTTTCAAAGGTCCTCATATGTTATTATTTCTATTTATTGGTTTTGCATTATTTACATGTGGGTTTAATATGGGTACTGTAGAAATGAATTTAGTGGCTATTTATCAATTGTCTAGCGTAAAACCTGCTTTGATTGCCGTATCCATGAGTACCTTAGGAATTATGGAAATAATCGGTTCCTTTATTTTCGGATATCTTTTGGATCGTATCAATAAATTTACAGCGATGTCGTTGTTGTACGGGATACGCATCTTAGCGTTTATAATTTTGTTTGTACATTCGCCATGGTCGCCAATTGTGTTTGCAGTCTTCTTCGGATTTACTTACCTAGGTGCTGTACCAGGAGGAATGTTAATTGCTAACGAGAATACAAAAGAAAAAGGAAAGTTCATTGGAAGTCTCCTTCTATTCCATCAAGCAGGCGGGATCATTGGTAGCTTAATCGGAGGTGTTTCCTTTGATATCAGTAAGAGCTATCAACTACTCATTGGTTTTGATATGCTTCTATGCGTTTTAGTTACAATAGGGTATTTTACGAATTATTGGCTACGATACAAAAATACTTTATATTTAAGTAGATATACAAATGAAGTTAACAAACTACACTCAAATGATCAATAATTAAGTATCAATATATTTTAAGTTTCTATCTACATGTTCTAAGTAATGAGAATTTGATCTTAATGATTTACATTTTAGCCAATAAAAAAAACGCCATAATTTTATTATCACCCAAAGATTTTTCTTTCCTAATCTGAAGATCTGTTTTTCCATCTTAAAATTATGTAAAAACCCAGGACTTTCTCAAGCAAATAATCTTCAAACCCGCATTATACAAGCATATTCTTCAGAATATTAGAATATATATTCTAGTATTCTGAAGAATAAATATTGTTAAGAATATATCTTCTTAATAATATTTTAGAATTATGTACTTAGTTACTAATCATATTATTTTTATCTAATCCATTCTTTACAAGAATAGAATATAACGCACCATCTGCTTTCATATCATTAATTGCTTTATTTAATGCGTTTAATAAGAAAACATCATCTTTTTTAACTGCTATTCCCATTACTCCTTGTAACTCAGGCATATAGCCTTTTAACTGCCTTAGCAAAGGATCTTTTTCCTTTATATAGTAGTTTATAATAATAGAATCAGCTAAGCCCGCATCAATTTTCCCACTACTTATAGCATTAAATAAATCAGTTGTACTATCCAAACTTAATGCATCTTTTATCAAGTTATTTTCCTTCCACTTTTTCGCTAGATCTTCAAATATTGTTCCTTTTTCTACTCCAATTACTGCATTTTTTAAATCACTCATAAAATTAATTTTTGAAAATCTTGGTACAATAACAGTTTCTGATTCTTTATACAATGGCTTAGTAAACTCTACTAGTTTTTCACTTTCAGGAGTTATAAATATTCCACCAACTGCTATATCTATGCTATCATCGGCATTAAATTTATCTAACAAATCTGCAAATGTTACTTCCTTAATTTCAACCTTATTAATTCCAAGCCGCCGTGTAATTTCAGTTATGATATCCGCATCAATTCCACTCATCTTATTTGTTTCGGTATTTATCCAAAAGAATGGAATTTCCTTTGATGGTGCAGCAATAGTTATTATTCCTTTTTCTTTTATCATTTCCAATCTATCTTTTTCTATTGAGCTATTTGCCATTATAGTTTTCGTAGGCGCTATCATAAATCCAATTATTATTCCAATAATATTTACAATAACAATTGAAGTAAATATTTTTTTCATAAATAAAAATCTCCTTTAAAACGATAAACATATCTTTAAATTATTATTTGGAATTTAAATTTAAATTTAAATTATCCTCATTTGAAAAAAATTCAAACCTTTAGAAATAATACTTTGCCTTTTATGTTAACCTTTAAAGCGAGATCAATGATCAGTTTACTTTACAATTGAGTAGTAGCCATCACATATTATTCAACTTCCAAAGAGCATGTCTTTTATTTACTACGTCAAATCTACATATAAAATGCAACTTTTCAAATAAAAAATTGGAGAGATCGCAACTTCACTCAGAATATTGCGACCTCTCCCAATTTTATATTTAGTTTTTTCTTAATAGCTGATTTTTTTTGCTCATAAGTTTTGAATTAAATTCTAAATTTCTTTTATATGAATAATAGCAAAAACTCATCCCCAAAAACTCTGCAGTTATTAAAATAGATATTAGCTCTATAATTGAAGCAATTTTTTTATATACAAAATAGTAGTAAATAGATGGTAAGCAGGAAATCCCCCCTATTACTATAAATACACAAACAAAAGCTAGTAATGCACTTTTTTGTTTTATTCCAACCAGATAAATAAAAACAGATCTAGAAATAGTACCAATAACTCCTCCAATAATAGAAAACATAATTAATTCTTCTATAATTCCTACATTTATATTTTTAACAATCATCTGAGTCATACCAACAACTATACCACATAGCATGGATATAATAAGATTAAATAAAAAATCCTTTAAATTCTGTTTCATGATTTACGCACCTCACAATCCGAGATATTGCTTAAAGTTATTTAGATATTTTCTTGTGACATATACTTCTTCATCCATATCTATGAGCTTTAATATAAGCTTGCTGTTAAACCATGAAATTATTCTATCTACTTTCACTATATTTACAACAAAACATTTGCTTACTCTTATGAAACCTTTTGATTCCAATCTTTCTTCAAGTTCATAAAGCTTTTCTTTTACTTTATACTTTTTATCCTTGGTCATGCAAAAAACCTCATTTCCCATAGCTTCGAAATAATATATCTCGTCATAATTTAATACTTTAAGCTCATCCTCGTCACATCTTCCTGTGATTATATTTTTAGCTTCTTCTTTGCTGCCTGAAATAGAATCTAAATAACCAATCAAAATATTTATGGTTTCTATATCAAAGTATACCCCTATTTTGCCGCTCTTTAAATCAAATCCTTTTTCGATTAAACATACATCAGCATTTTCATTAATCTTTATTTTGCGATTTGTAAGGATTTCTTCCAGCATTCTTTTTAGATTTTCGCTGCAAATTAAATCTAACTCCATGTAATTTCCCCTTTTGCTTTAAACTTTAAGCAATGCCTTTCTGACAAGGATATATTAAAAACTTAAACTCTATCCTCTCGAGGATGTTCAAAAAAATAACAAATCAGTATGCTAGTCTATTTTGTGCTATAATTCGCCTATAAATCTCACTAATAGCCTGCAACTTTAGCTCCTTGTCTAACACAAAATATACACCTTAAAAATAGCAGTTATGCTGCATATAAGAACTTCTCATTGCATCTTTTACTTGTTATTTTCCTTCACATCCCCTACTTTAAACTTCAGGCAATACCCCTGGAATTATAATTGATAGCATAATTCCTAAAATCACCAGCCCATTCATAATTATAACAGTCATAATATTATGCCCTGATAATTCTATAATAGCATTAATTAAATAAATTACAGCCCATATTTTTGTTATTACTATATTAACTTCTATAAATAAAGAAGATTTTCCAAATTCCTTTTCATATCCTCTTCTAGCATCATACATTGTATAAGGTCTTCCCATCATAATAGAAATGAAACCCGTTAAAGCTAATACTGTATATGAAGTTAAATATTTATATTCCATAATGGAATTAATTCCTAAATAGAAATATAATATATTAGAAATAGTAAAATAAGCTACTAATACTATCGACATGATTCCTATATTTTTATTAATTATATCTCTTATAAAAAGCATCAGTATAGAAGCAAATCCCAAAACAAGGCATAAATTACTCGAAATACTCCAAAAGAGCATTAGTGGCAGAAAACTTAATGTTACATTGAGAAACGCTTTTGAACTACTACCCATTATTTTTCCCTCTATCTTTCTCAAGTGCCTTTTTATGACCTGTGATCATGAAATCAACCATATTTTTCTGTACATGCTCCTTGAATTTTTTTCTTTTCATAAGATATCTCATAACTTTCCCTTGAGCTTTTTCTTTTAAAGGAACTTTTTTAATTAGCCTATTTTTCTTATAGTATTTATAATCTTCTAAGAAAATAGCTCCTAGCCCTCCTTCTATTGCATCTGCAAATAGTTTACTTCCAGCTATATTTAAAAAGGTTTCAGGCTTGAAATAGTTTCTTTCAGCA encodes the following:
- a CDS encoding MFS transporter; this encodes MNDTWFKERKYAWIGLAALWIIGFIGALLRFIMATYQVQISQDLNISRSLISMAWSTNLLIAALCTPIGGWIADRYGPKKLMLLSTMFSILGTSIVFVGHNSTLFFIGYGVISGFYGIGASATYILIFDWFKHHRAKATALLASSSSIGLAVCTPIFISNTWLTWKDAFLISCLLSLFVALPVIQFLIRNPENPQKKAKESEQPKVKILFKGPHMLLFLFIGFALFTCGFNMGTVEMNLVAIYQLSSVKPALIAVSMSTLGIMEIIGSFIFGYLLDRINKFTAMSLLYGIRILAFIILFVHSPWSPIVFAVFFGFTYLGAVPGGMLIANENTKEKGKFIGSLLLFHQAGGIIGSLIGGVSFDISKSYQLLIGFDMLLCVLVTIGYFTNYWLRYKNTLYLSRYTNEVNKLHSNDQ
- a CDS encoding ABC transporter substrate-binding protein — protein: MKKIFTSIVIVNIIGIIIGFMIAPTKTIMANSSIEKDRLEMIKEKGIITIAAPSKEIPFFWINTETNKMSGIDADIITEITRRLGINKVEIKEVTFADLLDKFNADDSIDIAVGGIFITPESEKLVEFTKPLYKESETVIVPRFSKINFMSDLKNAVIGVEKGTIFEDLAKKWKENNLIKDALSLDSTTDLFNAISSGKIDAGLADSIIINYYIKEKDPLLRQLKGYMPELQGVMGIAVKKDDVFLLNALNKAINDMKADGALYSILVKNGLDKNNMISN
- a CDS encoding LytTR family DNA-binding domain-containing protein translates to MELDLICSENLKRMLEEILTNRKIKINENADVCLIEKGFDLKSGKIGVYFDIETINILIGYLDSISGSKEEAKNIITGRCDEDELKVLNYDEIYYFEAMGNEVFCMTKDKKYKVKEKLYELEERLESKGFIRVSKCFVVNIVKVDRIISWFNSKLILKLIDMDEEVYVTRKYLNNFKQYLGL